The nucleotide sequence GACAAGCTCACCCTCGATCAGCTCGTGCGCTTCGGGGCGATCTCGCCCGAGGGCGCGAAGATCCTGCAGATCATCGGCAAGGTCCGCTGCAACGTGGTGATCTCGGGCGGCACCGGCTCGGGCAAGACGACGCTGCTCAACTGCCTCACCGCCTTCATCGAGCACGACGAGCGCGTCATCACCTGCGAGGACGCCGCCGAGCTTCAGCTTCAGCAGCCGCACGTCGTGCGCCTTGAGACCCGGCCGCCGAACCTGGAGGGCCAGGGCCAGGTCACGATGCGCGACCTCGTCAAGAACTGCCTGCGCATGCGCCCCGAGCGCATCATCGTCGGCGAGGTGCGCGGACCGGAAGCCTTCGACCTGCTGCAGGCGATGAACACCGGCCACGACGGCTCGATGGGCACGCTGCACGCCAACTCCCCGCGCGAATGCCTCGCGCGTATCGAATCGATGATCACCATGGGCGGCTTCTCGCTGCCCTCGCGGACGCTTCGCGAGATGATCACGGGCTCCGTCGACGTCATCATCCAGGCGATGCGTATGCGCGACGGCTCGCGACGCATCACCCACATCACGGAGGTGATGGGGATGGAGGGCGATGTCATCATCACCCAGGACCTGTTCGTCTACGACGTGCTCGGCGAGGATGCGAACGGGCGTCTGATCGGCCGCCACCGCTCGACGGGAATCGGTCGTCCGCGCTTCTGGGAGCGGGCGCGCTACTACGGCGAGGAGCGGGCCCTGGCCGCGGCCCTCGACGCCGCCGCCGACACCGTGGAGCAGCCGCTGTGAGCGCGTTCAACGCCCCTCTCGCGGCCGGCCTCGTGGCGGTGGCCGCCGGCTCGCTCGCCTACGTGTTCCTGATGCCGTTGCTCGCCGGCGAGCGCCGGGCGGAGCAGCGTCGCAAGGCCTTGGGCCAGCCGCGCTCGGTGCTGGCCGAGCGCGGCGCCGCCGCCAACCGCCGCGAGCAGGTTGCGAAAAGCCTCAAGGAGCTGGAGGCGAAAAAGGACAAGACCAAGGTCACCCTCGAGCTGCGCATCGCCCGCGCCGGCCTCGATTGGACGCGCCAGAAATACTACGTCGTCTCCGGGATCATGGCGGCCGTCCTCGCGCTCGCTGCGATCCTCGTTTCCCACAACGTGATCGTCGGCCTGCTCGCGCTTTTTGCCGGCGGATTCGGCCTGCCCGCCTGGATGCTCAAGTGGCGGCAGAAGCGGCGTGTGGCGGCCTTCGTCGAGGAATTGCCCAACGCCATGGACGTGGTGGTGCGCGGCCTTCGCTCCGGTATTCCGCTGGGCGACTGCCTGCGCATGATCTCGCGCGAGGCGAAGGAGCCGTTGCGCAGCGAGTTCCGGGTGGCGATCGAAGCGCAGGCGCTCGGCCTGCCGATGGCGGATGCGATCCTGCGTATGTACGAGCGGGTGCCCGTGACCGAGGTGAACTTCTTTTCCATCGTGATCGGCATCCAGCAGAAGGCCGGTGGCAACCTGTCCGAGGCGCTCAGCAACCTGTCGCGGGTACTGCGCGAGCGCAAGAAGATGGCCGGCAAGATCGATGCGATGAGCATGGAGGCCAAGGTCTCCGCGGGCATCATCGGCGCCCTGCCGTTCCTCATCGGCGGCGGCACCTATCTGTCGAGCCCGGATTACACGTCGCTGCTGTGGACGACCTCGGTCGGCAAGATCGCCCTTGTGATCTCCGGGTTGTGGATGCTGGCGGGCGTGCTGGTCATGAAGAAGATGATCAGTTTCGACGTCTGATCCGGCCCTGGGCGGGCGGCGAGGACAGGAGCCAAGTGCCCCGCCGAGGGGCAGGTGGATGGGCGGCGCGAGCCGCGCCGTGAGGGACGGGCTGGACTGAGATGCTGGACGACTTCGTCAACACCGCGCTCGCCCCGCGCACCGTCGCCGCCGTGCTGACCGGCATCGCCGCCGCCGCCACGGTCTTCACCCTGGTTCAGCCGCTGCTCGAAGGTGACCAACTCGCCAAGCGGATGAAGCTCGTCAGCGACGAGCGTGAGCAGATCCGCCAGCGCGAGCGCGAGCGGCTCAACAACCGCGTCAGCCTGCGCGTCGAGCCGAAGGCCTACATGAAGCGGGTCGTCGAGCAGTTCAATCTCAACCGCTGGCTCGGCACGGAGACGGCCAAGGCCAAGCTGGTTCAGGCGGGATATCGCGGGACCAGCGCCGAAACGGCCTTTCTCTTCTTCCGCCTCGTGATGCCCATCGTCCTCACGGCCGTCGCCTTGTTCTACCTGTTCGTGCTGCAGGTGCTCGATCAGCCCCTGGCGATCCGGGCCGGCCTCGTCCTCGCCGCCGGGTTCGCCGGGCTCAAGCTGCCGGAAGTCTACCTGTCGAACATCACGACCAAGCGGCAGGCCGAGATCCGCCGCGCCTGGCCCGACGCCCTCGACCTGTGCCTGATCTGCGTCGAATCCGGCATGTCGGTCGAGAACGCCTTCCGGCGGGTCAGCCTTGAAATCGCGAGCCAGTCGACCGTGCTCGCCGAGGAGCTGGCGCTGCTGACCGCCGAGCTGTCGTTCCTTCCCGAGCGGCGGGTCGCGTACGAGAACCTTGCCCTGCGCACGGGTCTCGAGATCGTCAAGTCACTCACCACGGCGCTGATGCAGGCCGAGCGCTACGGCACGCCGGTGGGGCAGGCGCTGCGCGTGCTGGCGCAGGAGAGCCGTGATTTCCGCATGACGGAGGCCGAGAAGAAGGCGGCGGCGCTGCCGCCGAAGCTGACCGTGCCGATGATCCTGTTCTTCCTGCCGGTGCTCTTCGTCGTGCTCCTGACGCCCGCCGGGATCCAGGCCTACGCGCTGATGAAGTGAGGCCGGTTCCGTGAGGAGGGCCTTCGAAGTCATCCCGGATGCGCTTGGCGTTTCGATGATGTAGCCACGCGCGGACCTTTTCCGCAATGCGGCATCCCATGGCTCTGTTTTCCCTCGACGACCTCGCTCCCGGCCAGGAATTCACGGCCGGGCCACTCACGGTGAGCCGGGACGAACTCGTCGCCTTTGCCCGCCTCTACGATCCCCAGCCCTTCCATCTCGATGAGGCGGCAGCGAAGGACACCTTCGTCGGGAGCCTGATCGGCTCCGGTTGGCAGACGGCGGCGCTCGGCATGCGCCTTCTCGCGCAGGCCCTGGTGTCGAACGCCACCTCGATGGGATCCCCCGGCATCGCCAACCTGCGCTGGCTGAGGCCCGTCCTGCCGGGCGATGCCCTGAGCGCCGTGGTGCGTGTCGAGGAGGTTCGTCCCTCGTCCTCGAAGCCCGACCGCGGCATGGCGCGGCTCGCGATGACGCTGACCAACGGCCGCGGCGAGGCGGTGATGACACAGGCCTTCGCCGTCCTGTTCGCCCGCGCCGGCGCCGTGCCGGAACCACGTCCGGTCGAGTTGTCCACGGCGACCGGCCCCGTGGCTGAGCCCGACGACGCGGTGCCGCTGCCTTAC is from Methylorubrum sp. B1-46 and encodes:
- a CDS encoding CpaF family protein, giving the protein MFGRRSNAASAPAPAPSAAGPAAAAPPILQQETVRARPEPPRSPVPQAPLPKSEDYFRTKSMIFGALIEAIDLAQLARLEGEAAREEIRDIVSEIIGLKNIVLSIAEQEELLDDICNDVLGYGPLEPLLARDDIADVMVNGADRTFIEVAGKIQLTSVRFRDNQQLMNICQRIVSQVGRRVDESSPICDARLPDGSRVNVIAPPLAIDGPALTIRKFKKDKLTLDQLVRFGAISPEGAKILQIIGKVRCNVVISGGTGSGKTTLLNCLTAFIEHDERVITCEDAAELQLQQPHVVRLETRPPNLEGQGQVTMRDLVKNCLRMRPERIIVGEVRGPEAFDLLQAMNTGHDGSMGTLHANSPRECLARIESMITMGGFSLPSRTLREMITGSVDVIIQAMRMRDGSRRITHITEVMGMEGDVIITQDLFVYDVLGEDANGRLIGRHRSTGIGRPRFWERARYYGEERALAAALDAAADTVEQPL
- a CDS encoding type II secretion system F family protein; translated protein: MSAFNAPLAAGLVAVAAGSLAYVFLMPLLAGERRAEQRRKALGQPRSVLAERGAAANRREQVAKSLKELEAKKDKTKVTLELRIARAGLDWTRQKYYVVSGIMAAVLALAAILVSHNVIVGLLALFAGGFGLPAWMLKWRQKRRVAAFVEELPNAMDVVVRGLRSGIPLGDCLRMISREAKEPLRSEFRVAIEAQALGLPMADAILRMYERVPVTEVNFFSIVIGIQQKAGGNLSEALSNLSRVLRERKKMAGKIDAMSMEAKVSAGIIGALPFLIGGGTYLSSPDYTSLLWTTSVGKIALVISGLWMLAGVLVMKKMISFDV
- a CDS encoding type II secretion system F family protein; translation: MLDDFVNTALAPRTVAAVLTGIAAAATVFTLVQPLLEGDQLAKRMKLVSDEREQIRQRERERLNNRVSLRVEPKAYMKRVVEQFNLNRWLGTETAKAKLVQAGYRGTSAETAFLFFRLVMPIVLTAVALFYLFVLQVLDQPLAIRAGLVLAAGFAGLKLPEVYLSNITTKRQAEIRRAWPDALDLCLICVESGMSVENAFRRVSLEIASQSTVLAEELALLTAELSFLPERRVAYENLALRTGLEIVKSLTTALMQAERYGTPVGQALRVLAQESRDFRMTEAEKKAAALPPKLTVPMILFFLPVLFVVLLTPAGIQAYALMK
- a CDS encoding MaoC family dehydratase, whose translation is MALFSLDDLAPGQEFTAGPLTVSRDELVAFARLYDPQPFHLDEAAAKDTFVGSLIGSGWQTAALGMRLLAQALVSNATSMGSPGIANLRWLRPVLPGDALSAVVRVEEVRPSSSKPDRGMARLAMTLTNGRGEAVMTQAFAVLFARAGAVPEPRPVELSTATGPVAEPDDAVPLPYLAQAELGVTRELGAHRFEADDIIAFARAYDPQIFHLDPQAARATHFGALCASGWQTAAVWMKRLNATFARDIALTARSGPVPQLGPSPGFKDLRWLRPVYAGDTIRYSSTLTNKRASASRPGWGIATHHNTAENQRGEPVFEFTGTVFWQWEPPAA